In the genome of Desulfovibrio desulfuricans, one region contains:
- a CDS encoding RNA recognition motif domain-containing protein: MATSIYVGNLSWSATQDGVESLFKSYGQVLSVNLISDRETGRARGFGFVEMEDGDAVNAIAALDGKEVDGRALRVNKAEPKKPAARRW; the protein is encoded by the coding sequence ATGGCTACTTCTATTTATGTCGGCAATCTTTCCTGGTCTGCCACCCAGGACGGCGTTGAATCCCTGTTCAAGTCTTACGGTCAGGTTCTTTCCGTTAACCTGATTTCGGACCGCGAAACCGGCCGTGCGCGTGGTTTTGGCTTTGTTGAAATGGAAGACGGCGACGCCGTCAACGCCATCGCTGCTCTCGACGGCAAGGAAGTTGACGGACGCGCCCTGCGCGTCAACAAGGCCGAGCCCAAAAAGCCCGCCGCCCGCCGCTGGTAA
- a CDS encoding acyltransferase family protein, producing MHYPHIALLKTVSLFLVVVMHCVMFFATPFPFWKLYADAPQPFADLLTAISGSTLIQCFMLASGFLFAAAWDSGKRTPLQHLLHRGRRLLLPWFGVGMLWIAPLYWLFSIPAFGHPADASLLETWKTVALGLFTDHLWFLLVLFWVTVFWIAALAALNKCGRDTVVAGGLTALAAALCLQNYGGWLKWYCLWEAPSFILCYYLGIVVFRNHEALDALCRRRPLAVGTGLLALIMLLWPYALAPVSGWVVSLLCALLGYHLFLLAGGIYPWLQAFAPYAWFERNGFRLYLFHLPTPLLVFMWLYKPLQLPPVAFIVLNIAITLTVTAAIVAASRKLEARLGLRL from the coding sequence ATGCACTATCCGCACATTGCCCTGCTCAAGACCGTGAGCCTTTTTCTGGTTGTGGTCATGCACTGCGTCATGTTCTTTGCCACGCCCTTTCCCTTCTGGAAGCTGTACGCCGATGCGCCGCAGCCCTTTGCCGACCTGCTCACGGCCATATCGGGTTCAACGCTGATTCAGTGCTTCATGCTGGCCTCTGGCTTTCTGTTTGCTGCCGCGTGGGATTCCGGCAAGCGCACCCCGCTGCAGCACCTGTTGCACCGTGGACGCAGGCTCTTGCTGCCCTGGTTTGGCGTGGGCATGCTGTGGATAGCGCCGCTGTACTGGCTTTTTTCCATCCCCGCCTTTGGGCACCCAGCCGACGCCAGCCTGCTGGAAACGTGGAAGACCGTAGCCCTCGGCCTGTTCACCGACCATCTGTGGTTTTTGCTGGTGCTGTTTTGGGTGACGGTTTTCTGGATTGCCGCCCTGGCGGCTCTGAACAAATGCGGGCGCGACACGGTTGTTGCGGGCGGGCTGACGGCTCTGGCAGCGGCACTGTGCCTGCAAAACTACGGCGGCTGGCTCAAGTGGTACTGCCTGTGGGAAGCGCCATCGTTCATTCTTTGCTACTATCTGGGCATTGTGGTTTTCAGAAACCACGAGGCGCTTGACGCGCTCTGCCGCAGGCGGCCTCTGGCCGTGGGCACCGGTCTGCTGGCGCTGATAATGCTGCTGTGGCCGTATGCCCTTGCCCCTGTGAGCGGCTGGGTTGTTTCACTGCTCTGCGCCCTGCTTGGCTATCATCTGTTTTTGCTGGCAGGCGGCATCTACCCCTGGCTGCAGGCCTTTGCGCCCTATGCCTGGTTTGAGCGCAACGGCTTTCGCCTGTATCTTTTTCACTTGCCCACGCCGCTGCTGGTCTTTATGTGGCTGTACAAACCTCTGCAGCTGCCGCCCGTGGCCTTTATCGTACTGAACATTGCCATAACCCTGACGGTGACGGCGGCCATTGTTGCCGCCAGCCGCAAGCTGGAGGCCCGGCTGGGCCTCAGGCTGTAG
- a CDS encoding thioredoxin family protein, with the protein MEIKVFGPGCTRCVEAEGVARQAAAQAGGDITVNKVTDFREIMAARVISTPAVMIDGSIKCTGRVPSVEEVAQWIEEAKS; encoded by the coding sequence ATGGAAATCAAGGTATTCGGCCCCGGCTGCACCCGCTGCGTAGAGGCCGAGGGCGTGGCGCGGCAGGCGGCGGCCCAGGCGGGTGGGGATATTACGGTAAACAAGGTGACTGACTTCAGAGAGATCATGGCCGCGCGCGTCATCTCCACCCCTGCGGTCATGATTGACGGCAGTATAAAATGCACGGGCAGGGTTCCCAGCGTCGAGGAAGTGGCCCAATGGATTGAAGAGGCCAAAAGCTAA
- a CDS encoding enoyl-ACP reductase FabI yields the protein MLLQGKKALILGLANNRSIAYGIANALKEQGARLAFNYVGEAIKKRVEPLSDELGGEFTFQCDVCDDAQIQAAADLVKEKWGDLDILVHSVAFANREDLGGRFVDTSREGFRLALDVSAYSLTGVCRAFEPLLHEGSSVITMTYHGSTKVIPGYNVMGVAKAALEASVRYLACDFGTKGIRVNAISAGPIKTLAASAVSSMKDLCSIVDRNAPLHRNVTTGDVGGTALYLASDLAHAVTGQVVYVDSGFSTIGVMG from the coding sequence ATGCTGCTGCAAGGAAAGAAAGCTCTTATACTGGGTTTGGCCAACAACAGAAGCATCGCTTACGGCATTGCCAATGCCCTTAAGGAACAGGGCGCCCGCCTGGCGTTCAACTATGTGGGCGAAGCCATCAAAAAGCGTGTCGAACCCCTGAGCGATGAGCTCGGCGGAGAATTTACGTTTCAGTGCGACGTTTGCGACGATGCGCAGATTCAGGCTGCCGCCGACCTCGTCAAGGAAAAATGGGGCGACCTGGACATACTTGTGCACTCTGTGGCCTTTGCCAACCGCGAAGACCTGGGCGGCCGCTTTGTCGACACCTCGCGCGAAGGCTTTCGGCTGGCCCTGGATGTTTCGGCCTACTCGCTTACCGGTGTCTGCCGCGCTTTTGAGCCCCTGCTGCACGAAGGCTCGTCGGTCATAACCATGACCTACCACGGCTCTACCAAGGTTATTCCCGGCTACAACGTCATGGGCGTGGCCAAGGCCGCGCTTGAGGCCTCCGTGCGCTACCTTGCGTGCGACTTTGGCACCAAGGGCATCCGCGTAAACGCCATCAGCGCAGGCCCCATCAAGACCCTGGCAGCCTCTGCCGTTTCCAGCATGAAGGATCTGTGCAGCATTGTTGACCGAAACGCCCCCCTGCACCGCAACGTCACCACGGGCGACGTGGGCGGCACGGCCCTGTACCTTGCCTCTGACCTTGCCCATGCCGTGACCGGTCAGGTGGTCTATGTGGACAGCGGTTTCAGCACCATAGGCGTGATGGGCTAA
- a CDS encoding MetQ/NlpA family ABC transporter substrate-binding protein, with the protein MKRLLLSLAMVLALAAPSFAAEDIVVGVTPFPHKDIMLAAKPLLAKEGYNLVIKEFTDYVQPNMALASKQLFANFFQHEPYLDNMNKEKKLDLVSIGKVHIEPLGVYSKKIKKLADLKKGNSISVPNDPTNEARALRLLEANGVIAIKSGALVTAADITKNPLGLKFHELDAAQLPRTLDDVTASVINTNFAGEAGLVPSRDAIVMEGSESPYANIVVVRSEDKDSPKAKALMKAVLSPEVKAYIQKNLVERGIVPVF; encoded by the coding sequence ATGAAACGTCTGCTTTTGTCTCTGGCCATGGTTCTGGCGCTGGCCGCCCCCTCGTTCGCCGCTGAAGACATCGTTGTCGGCGTGACCCCCTTCCCGCATAAGGACATTATGCTGGCGGCCAAGCCCCTGCTGGCCAAGGAAGGCTACAACCTTGTCATCAAGGAATTTACCGACTACGTGCAGCCCAACATGGCCCTGGCCAGCAAGCAGCTGTTTGCCAACTTTTTCCAGCACGAGCCCTATCTCGACAACATGAACAAGGAAAAGAAGCTTGACCTTGTCTCTATCGGCAAGGTGCATATCGAACCCTTGGGCGTGTACTCCAAAAAGATCAAAAAGCTGGCCGACCTCAAGAAGGGCAACAGCATCTCCGTGCCCAACGACCCCACCAACGAGGCCCGCGCCCTGCGTCTGCTTGAAGCCAACGGCGTCATCGCCATCAAGTCCGGTGCGCTTGTGACCGCGGCCGACATCACCAAGAACCCCCTGGGTCTCAAGTTCCACGAGCTTGACGCCGCCCAGCTGCCCCGCACCCTTGACGACGTGACAGCCTCCGTCATCAATACCAACTTTGCCGGCGAAGCCGGTCTGGTGCCTTCGCGCGACGCCATTGTCATGGAAGGCAGCGAATCGCCCTACGCCAACATTGTGGTTGTGCGCAGCGAAGACAAGGACAGCCCCAAGGCCAAGGCCCTGATGAAGGCCGTGCTGTCGCCCGAAGTAAAGGCGTATATCCAGAAGAACCTGGTTGAACGCGGCATCGTGCCCGTGTTCTAA
- a CDS encoding leucine zipper domain-containing protein: MLHQPAAKVAAGYGVGLRTARKWKSRHAHGGQDALADSSSRPKRCRNKLSELDFFQIYTLRRERKTGDEIALRLVICRSSVFRVLRQLACSRL, encoded by the coding sequence ATGCTGCATCAACCAGCGGCAAAAGTGGCGGCTGGTTATGGCGTAGGTTTGCGCACCGCGAGGAAGTGGAAAAGTCGGCATGCTCATGGTGGGCAAGACGCACTTGCAGACAGCAGTTCGCGCCCCAAACGTTGTCGCAACAAACTATCTGAGCTTGATTTTTTTCAGATATACACGCTGAGGAGAGAGAGAAAAACCGGGGATGAAATAGCCCTACGCCTGGTCATTTGCCGGAGCAGTGTTTTTCGTGTTCTGCGGCAACTTGCCTGCTCACGGTTATAA
- a CDS encoding permease gives MAYVAIQPAAHWLAVGVFGLAQGSPMAESVEFFFYDTAKILLLLAALIYAIAWARAGLNVERVRDYLSGKARGLGYFLGSSFGAITPFCSCSSIPLFLGFTTANIPVGITMSFLITSPLINELAVVLLWGLLGWKITVAYVVVGMVAGIIGGYLMDALHADRWLHPAILEAIASMPAQPTPVTASASARKISLRQRHDFAWGETSSIFRRVWKWVIIGVGLGAALHGFVPDNWFAQHLGAGEWWSVPLSVLLGIPLYSSVTGIIPVMESLLGKGLPLGTTLAFCMSTVVVSLPEMIMLRQVMTPRLLAVFVGYLLTMFTLVGWLFNLLGSFTM, from the coding sequence ATGGCGTACGTGGCAATACAGCCAGCGGCCCACTGGCTGGCCGTCGGCGTTTTCGGTCTTGCGCAAGGTTCGCCCATGGCCGAATCGGTGGAGTTTTTCTTTTACGACACGGCTAAAATTCTGCTTTTGCTGGCGGCGCTCATCTATGCCATTGCCTGGGCGCGCGCTGGCCTCAATGTGGAGCGCGTACGCGACTACCTTAGCGGCAAGGCGCGCGGGCTGGGCTATTTTTTGGGTTCGTCGTTCGGCGCCATAACGCCCTTCTGCTCCTGCTCCAGCATCCCGCTGTTTCTGGGTTTTACCACGGCCAATATCCCGGTGGGCATCACCATGTCCTTTCTCATCACCTCGCCGCTCATCAACGAACTGGCGGTGGTTTTGCTGTGGGGGCTGCTGGGCTGGAAGATAACCGTGGCCTATGTGGTCGTGGGCATGGTCGCGGGCATTATCGGCGGCTACCTGATGGACGCCTTGCACGCCGACCGCTGGCTGCACCCCGCCATACTCGAGGCCATAGCCAGCATGCCCGCGCAACCGACCCCGGTTACGGCTTCCGCTTCCGCCCGCAAGATATCCCTGCGCCAGCGGCACGACTTTGCCTGGGGTGAAACCTCGTCCATTTTCAGACGCGTATGGAAGTGGGTGATCATCGGCGTGGGCCTTGGGGCCGCCCTGCACGGTTTTGTGCCCGACAACTGGTTTGCGCAGCATCTGGGTGCGGGCGAATGGTGGTCGGTGCCGCTCTCGGTGCTGCTGGGCATCCCCCTGTATTCCAGTGTTACGGGCATTATCCCCGTGATGGAAAGCCTCCTGGGCAAGGGGCTGCCCCTTGGCACGACGCTGGCTTTCTGCATGAGCACCGTTGTGGTCAGCCTGCCCGAAATGATCATGCTGCGGCAGGTTATGACCCCCCGCCTGCTGGCTGTTTTTGTGGGCTATCTGCTGACTATGTTCACCCTGGTGGGCTGGCTGTTCAATTTGCTTGGATCATTCACGATGTAA
- a CDS encoding phosphatase PAP2 family protein — MNALNQHLYLLLNAGDNASALAIQAARLLAELPVGLGIVLVVIAWCRQKERRFFARRLLLSVALAMGAAVAARALFYNPRPFVLGLGRMLIEHEATSSFPSLHATFLFSLALPLLAMHGSRSIGLMVFASGIMVAWARIFVGVHYPFDMAGAVVTAAMATAVACAVVKRARPPRIVYLQR; from the coding sequence ATGAATGCCCTCAACCAACATCTCTATTTGCTGCTGAATGCTGGCGACAACGCTTCCGCCCTCGCCATCCAGGCTGCCCGCCTGCTGGCTGAGCTGCCCGTGGGCCTGGGCATTGTCCTTGTGGTCATAGCATGGTGCAGGCAGAAAGAACGGCGATTTTTTGCGCGGCGCCTGCTCCTGTCCGTGGCGCTGGCCATGGGCGCGGCAGTAGCCGCTCGCGCGCTGTTTTACAATCCCCGACCTTTTGTGCTGGGCCTTGGCCGCATGCTGATCGAGCACGAGGCCACGTCGTCCTTCCCCAGCCTGCACGCTACATTTTTGTTTTCTCTGGCCTTGCCGCTGCTTGCCATGCATGGTTCGCGCAGTATTGGCCTTATGGTTTTTGCGTCGGGAATCATGGTCGCATGGGCGAGGATATTTGTGGGGGTGCATTACCCCTTTGACATGGCTGGCGCAGTTGTCACCGCTGCAATGGCGACAGCCGTAGCCTGCGCCGTTGTAAAAAGAGCACGGCCGCCCCGCATTGTCTATCTGCAACGCTAG
- the hisD gene encoding histidinol dehydrogenase: MTCRILTLQHEQEWPALAQWLQGRRNPGNGVESAVNDIISAVRQKGDDALVEYTRNFDCPDFAPPLRVSEQEIAKAAASVTIESREVIGEAAANIRSFHEAQVEKSWFLTRPDGSILGQQVTSVDAGGLYVPGGQGGNTPLVSSLLMSAIPAQVAGVPRLAVFTPPRKDGTVNPHILAAAHLLDIDEVYRVGGAWSIAAMAYGTQTIHPVDVIAGPGNIFVTTAKRLVQGSVGIDMIAGPSEVLVLADSSANPAWLAADMLSQAEHDALASAICITDDARLADALQQELKKQCAALPRATIAARALEDWSAIVVTPNISIAVAVANMVAPEHLELCTRDPWAVLPFIRHAGAVFMGQHSPEPVGDYFAGPNHVLPTLGTARFSSALSVQTFCKKTSIVAASSTFLQQNMQSIAALARLEGLEAHARSVEARGKK, from the coding sequence ATGACATGCCGAATTTTGACGCTGCAACATGAACAGGAATGGCCCGCGCTGGCCCAGTGGCTGCAAGGGCGGCGCAACCCCGGCAACGGGGTGGAAAGCGCCGTTAACGACATTATCTCTGCTGTACGACAAAAGGGCGACGACGCCCTGGTGGAGTACACGCGCAATTTTGACTGCCCCGATTTCGCCCCGCCGCTGCGCGTCAGCGAGCAGGAAATCGCCAAGGCGGCCGCCTCGGTAACTATCGAAAGCCGTGAGGTTATCGGCGAGGCTGCTGCCAATATACGCTCTTTTCACGAGGCCCAGGTTGAAAAATCCTGGTTTCTCACCCGGCCCGACGGCAGCATTCTGGGTCAGCAGGTTACCTCGGTTGACGCGGGCGGCCTGTATGTGCCCGGCGGCCAGGGGGGCAACACGCCCCTTGTCTCCAGCCTGCTGATGAGCGCCATACCCGCCCAGGTGGCGGGCGTGCCGCGTCTGGCCGTGTTTACGCCGCCGCGCAAGGACGGCACGGTCAACCCGCATATTCTTGCGGCCGCGCACCTGCTTGACATCGACGAGGTCTACCGCGTGGGCGGGGCATGGTCCATTGCGGCCATGGCCTACGGCACGCAGACCATCCACCCTGTGGACGTCATTGCCGGCCCCGGCAACATCTTTGTCACCACGGCCAAGCGCCTGGTGCAGGGCTCGGTGGGCATAGACATGATTGCCGGACCCAGCGAAGTACTGGTGCTGGCAGATTCGTCGGCCAACCCGGCGTGGCTTGCCGCCGATATGCTTTCGCAGGCGGAGCACGACGCCCTGGCCTCGGCCATCTGCATTACCGACGACGCCCGTCTGGCCGACGCCCTGCAGCAGGAGCTCAAAAAGCAGTGCGCAGCCCTGCCCAGAGCCACCATCGCAGCCCGCGCGCTTGAAGACTGGAGCGCCATTGTGGTTACGCCCAACATCTCCATAGCTGTGGCTGTGGCCAATATGGTGGCCCCAGAACACCTTGAGCTGTGCACCCGCGACCCCTGGGCCGTGCTGCCGTTTATACGGCACGCCGGGGCCGTGTTTATGGGCCAGCACAGCCCCGAGCCTGTGGGCGACTATTTTGCCGGACCCAACCATGTACTGCCTACGCTGGGAACGGCGCGGTTTTCCTCGGCCCTTTCGGTGCAGACCTTCTGCAAAAAAACCAGCATTGTGGCCGCTTCTTCAACCTTTTTACAGCAGAATATGCAGTCCATAGCCGCCCTTGCCCGGCTTGAGGGCCTGGAAGCCCACGCCCGCTCCGTTGAAGCGCGTGGAAAAAAATAA
- a CDS encoding YgdI/YgdR family lipoprotein: protein MKKTALILALLMSTFMLTACGSKYIAVTKDYTIYIGTKKPVINPENDSVSFEDDTGKTHTIPREDLKQVRPLP from the coding sequence ATGAAGAAGACCGCACTGATCCTTGCCCTGTTGATGAGCACCTTTATGCTCACCGCCTGTGGCTCCAAGTACATTGCCGTTACCAAGGATTACACCATTTACATCGGCACCAAAAAGCCCGTGATCAATCCCGAAAACGATTCCGTGAGCTTTGAGGACGATACAGGCAAAACCCACACCATCCCCCGCGAAGACCTCAAGCAGGTTCGTCCCCTGCCCTAA
- a CDS encoding EutP/PduV family microcompartment system protein has product MDQSCRTPPAPRPPSPRFCPHVNRTVIGVAPQTDILTASAQRARRFLLSAGAALVVDARTVTAAGVDELHSALALAVMFP; this is encoded by the coding sequence ATTGATCAATCTTGCAGGACGCCACCCGCGCCACGTCCGCCTTCACCCCGGTTTTGCCCGCATGTCAACCGCACGGTTATTGGCGTCGCACCCCAAACAGATATCCTCACTGCCAGTGCGCAACGCGCACGCCGCTTTCTGCTCAGCGCTGGAGCCGCACTGGTTGTTGACGCAAGGACAGTAACCGCTGCCGGAGTTGACGAATTGCACTCAGCCCTCGCGCTAGCTGTAATGTTTCCATAG
- a CDS encoding ArsR/SmtB family transcription factor: MESKTAASIFEALSSEVRLDLFRLLVKNAPNGLVAGDIARQLGIPSTNLSFHLKAVVHSGLVTVEKEGRFMRYKANIALMLEVIAYLTAECCSANPGECQRFRVASGVLPGILPSILPDR; encoded by the coding sequence ATGGAAAGCAAAACCGCTGCAAGCATATTTGAAGCCCTCTCATCAGAGGTACGCCTGGATCTCTTCAGGCTGCTGGTCAAAAACGCCCCGAACGGCCTTGTGGCGGGCGACATCGCGCGGCAGTTGGGCATCCCCTCCACTAACCTTTCCTTTCACCTCAAGGCTGTTGTGCACAGCGGTCTTGTGACGGTTGAAAAAGAGGGGCGCTTTATGCGTTACAAAGCCAACATCGCCCTTATGCTTGAGGTCATAGCCTACCTTACGGCAGAGTGCTGCTCTGCCAACCCCGGAGAATGCCAACGCTTCCGGGTTGCCAGTGGTGTACTGCCAGGAATTTTGCCCAGCATATTACCTGACCGCTAG
- a CDS encoding IS481 family transposase has product MNSHKNAKLTVRSREEMVRRMQHEPAAKVAAGYGVSLRTARKWKSRHAHGGQDALADRSSRPRHCRNILSELDFCQIYTLRKERKTGDEIALRLGICRSSVFRVLRQLACSRLSSLEHKEPIQRYQWENPGQMLHLDIKKLGKIDGVGHRKAGTRQVHRRRPGWEYLHVCVDDASRAAYTAVLPDETAKSAVEFLWFAVSWYASHGIKIERILTDNGSCYRSRKFRDACREFGITHKRTRPYRPQTNGKAERFIRTAMQEWAYAETYTHSWKRTAYLPIWTHRYNFLRPHSALGRKPQASRLGG; this is encoded by the coding sequence GTGAACAGCCATAAGAATGCCAAACTGACGGTTCGTAGTCGAGAAGAAATGGTGCGGCGTATGCAGCATGAACCAGCGGCAAAAGTGGCGGCTGGTTATGGCGTAAGTTTGCGCACCGCGAGGAAGTGGAAAAGTCGGCATGCTCATGGTGGGCAAGACGCACTTGCAGACCGCAGTTCGCGCCCCAGACATTGTCGCAACATACTATCTGAGCTTGATTTTTGTCAGATATACACGCTGCGAAAAGAGAGAAAAACCGGGGATGAAATCGCCCTACGCCTGGGCATTTGCCGAAGCAGTGTTTTTCGTGTTCTGCGGCAACTTGCCTGTTCACGGTTATCATCACTGGAACACAAGGAACCAATTCAGCGCTATCAATGGGAAAATCCAGGGCAAATGCTGCACCTGGACATCAAAAAGCTGGGCAAGATTGATGGCGTTGGGCATAGAAAAGCGGGAACGCGGCAAGTTCATCGCAGACGGCCAGGATGGGAATACCTGCACGTGTGCGTGGATGATGCTTCCAGAGCTGCGTACACCGCCGTCCTTCCAGACGAAACAGCCAAATCGGCGGTAGAATTTTTATGGTTTGCCGTTTCATGGTACGCCTCACACGGCATCAAGATAGAACGAATTCTGACAGATAACGGATCTTGCTACAGGTCAAGGAAGTTTCGTGACGCCTGTCGTGAGTTCGGAATAACGCATAAGCGGACACGGCCTTATCGACCACAAACCAACGGCAAGGCTGAACGCTTCATCAGAACAGCAATGCAAGAGTGGGCATACGCAGAAACATATACCCACTCTTGGAAAAGAACAGCGTATCTGCCGATATGGACGCATCGTTATAATTTCTTGCGACCACACTCGGCTCTTGGCAGAAAACCTCAAGCTTCAAGGCTGGGAGGGTGA
- a CDS encoding methionine ABC transporter permease, whose amino-acid sequence MIENTSALAAYYPLWERFLEKLPEIVTATWETLDMVLLSTLFSLLSGFLLAILMIVTNPIGLKPNRSVYQAVDFVVNLLRSFPFIILLIALIPFTRLVVGTSIGSAAAIVPLTIAAAPFVARLIETCFLEVDRGVIEAARSFGASNTQIIFRVLIPEALPSIVLNVAVIAITLLGYSAMAGTVGGGGLGDLAVKYGYNRFQVDIMVYSVIILCLLVLLIQGVCNFLYKILR is encoded by the coding sequence ATGATTGAGAACACAAGCGCCCTTGCGGCCTACTACCCGCTGTGGGAGCGGTTTTTGGAAAAGCTGCCGGAGATCGTTACGGCAACGTGGGAAACGCTGGACATGGTGCTGCTTTCCACGCTGTTTTCACTGCTCTCGGGTTTTTTGCTGGCCATATTGATGATTGTGACCAACCCCATCGGCCTCAAGCCCAACCGCTCGGTGTATCAGGCAGTGGATTTTGTGGTCAATCTGCTGCGCTCGTTCCCCTTTATCATTCTGCTCATCGCCCTTATTCCCTTTACCCGCCTTGTGGTGGGCACCTCCATAGGCAGCGCGGCGGCCATTGTGCCGCTGACCATCGCGGCCGCTCCCTTTGTGGCGCGGCTCATCGAAACCTGCTTTCTCGAGGTGGACAGGGGCGTCATTGAAGCGGCGCGGTCGTTTGGGGCCAGCAATACGCAGATCATCTTTCGCGTGCTGATTCCCGAGGCCTTGCCTTCCATTGTGCTCAACGTGGCTGTTATCGCCATTACGCTGCTGGGGTATTCGGCCATGGCCGGAACCGTGGGCGGCGGCGGGCTGGGCGACCTGGCCGTCAAATACGGCTATAACCGCTTTCAGGTCGATATCATGGTGTATTCGGTCATTATCCTTTGTCTTCTCGTGCTGCTTATCCAGGGCGTGTGCAACTTTCTGTACAAGATATTGCGCTAG
- a CDS encoding phosphoribosylaminoimidazolesuccinocarboxamide synthase: protein MKVVVKTEISAYPLLSRGKVRDIYDVDEKNLLIVTTDRMSAFDVIMNEPIPYKGVILNQITLFWMEKFKDIIPNHLVESDVNRFPAALAPWKDELEGRAVIVRKAKPLPIECIVRGYITGSGWKDYKATGTLCGYKLPANLRESDKLEPALFTPSTKAELGKHDENISVAQAAELLGAETAAQVERTTLAIYEAGRTHAAGRGIIVADTKFEFGFIDGKLHLIDEVLTPDSSRFWPADQYQPGQGQPSFDKQYLRDWLEKQPWNKQPPPPALPEEIIKATANRYQEAYNILTK, encoded by the coding sequence ATGAAAGTCGTGGTAAAAACAGAGATCAGCGCCTACCCTCTTCTTTCACGCGGGAAAGTGCGCGATATCTACGATGTGGACGAAAAAAACCTGCTCATTGTCACCACTGACCGCATGTCGGCCTTTGACGTGATCATGAATGAACCCATCCCCTACAAGGGCGTGATCCTTAACCAGATCACCCTGTTCTGGATGGAAAAATTCAAGGATATCATTCCCAATCACCTGGTTGAAAGCGACGTTAACCGCTTCCCCGCTGCCCTGGCCCCCTGGAAGGACGAGCTTGAAGGCCGCGCCGTTATCGTGCGCAAGGCCAAACCCCTGCCGATCGAGTGCATTGTGCGCGGCTACATCACCGGCTCCGGCTGGAAGGATTACAAGGCCACCGGCACCCTGTGCGGCTACAAGCTGCCCGCCAACCTGCGCGAATCGGACAAGCTGGAACCGGCGCTGTTTACGCCTTCCACCAAGGCCGAGCTTGGCAAGCACGACGAAAACATCAGCGTAGCCCAGGCGGCTGAACTGCTTGGCGCGGAAACCGCCGCCCAGGTCGAACGCACCACGCTTGCCATTTACGAGGCCGGGCGCACACATGCCGCCGGTCGCGGCATTATCGTGGCGGACACCAAGTTTGAATTTGGCTTTATCGACGGCAAGTTGCACCTCATTGACGAAGTGCTTACGCCCGACTCCTCGCGCTTCTGGCCTGCCGACCAGTATCAGCCCGGTCAGGGCCAGCCCAGCTTTGACAAGCAATACCTGCGCGACTGGCTTGAAAAACAGCCATGGAACAAACAGCCCCCGCCGCCCGCCTTGCCTGAAGAAATCATCAAAGCCACGGCGAACCGCTATCAGGAAGCTTACAACATCCTGACAAAGTAA
- a CDS encoding integrase core domain-containing protein, translated as MLHLDIKKLGKIDGVGHRKAGTRQVHRRRPGWEYLHVCEDDASRAAHAAVLPDETAESAVEFLWFAVSWYASHGIKIELILTDNGSCYRSRKFREACREFGITHKRTRPYRPQTNGKAERFIRTAMQEWAYAETYTHSWKRTAYLPIWTHRYNFLRPHSALGRKPPASRLEGLTTC; from the coding sequence ATGCTGCACCTGGACATCAAAAAGCTGGGCAAGATTGATGGCGTTGGGCATAGAAAGGCGGGAACGAGGCAAGTTCATCGCAGACGGCCAGGATGGGAATACCTGCACGTGTGCGAGGATGATGCTTCCAGAGCCGCGCACGCCGCCGTCCTCCCAGACGAAACAGCCGAATCGGCGGTAGAATTTTTATGGTTTGCCGTTTCATGGTACGCCTCACACGGCATCAAGATAGAACTAATTTTGACGGATAACGGATCTTGCTACAGGTCGAGGAAGTTTCGTGAGGCCTGTCGTGAGTTCGGAATAACGCATAAGCGGACACGGCCTTATCGACCACAAACCAACGGCAAGGCTGAACGCTTCATCAGAACAGCAATGCAAGAGTGGGCATACGCAGAAACATATACCCACTCTTGGAAAAGAACAGCGTATCTGCCGATATGGACGCATCGTTATAATTTCTTGCGACCACACTCGGCTCTTGGCAGAAAACCTCCAGCTTCAAGGCTGGAAGGGTTAACAACGTGTTGA